In Desulfurobacterium atlanticum, one DNA window encodes the following:
- the bioF gene encoding 8-amino-7-oxononanoate synthase — translation MEELKKNNLYRKLKTIEEVDGVRVKIGGKWFVNFSSNDYLNLAFDKTVANEHIKCLKNWGTGAGASRLITGNFQIHEVLEKELAKLKKTEAALLFSTGYMANIGILSSIMGKDDVIFSDKLNHASIIDGCKLSKAKIFVYEHNNTENLKTLLERERKRFKSACIVTDSVFSMDGDIAPLDELFELSLKYDTYFVVDDAHATGVIGYSSFEIFNITPAENTVIMGTLGKALGTFGAFVASTETLRKFFINKARSFIFTTALPPHIACATLYNLKLIPERMEKLKKNIELFQKLTGFKSKTAIFPVVVGDSQKALDISEKLFKSGFIIPAIRPPTVPEKTSRLRITLSAGHTEEDIINLTDTLNKLI, via the coding sequence TTGGAAGAACTTAAAAAAAACAACTTATACCGAAAATTAAAGACAATTGAAGAAGTTGACGGAGTCAGAGTTAAGATTGGAGGGAAATGGTTTGTGAACTTCTCATCTAACGATTACCTTAATCTTGCTTTTGATAAAACCGTTGCAAATGAACATATTAAGTGTTTGAAAAACTGGGGAACAGGTGCGGGTGCATCAAGACTTATAACTGGAAACTTTCAAATTCACGAGGTGCTTGAAAAAGAACTTGCAAAACTTAAAAAAACAGAAGCAGCACTTCTTTTTTCTACTGGATATATGGCAAACATCGGAATTTTATCATCTATTATGGGAAAAGATGATGTTATTTTCAGTGATAAGCTAAATCACGCAAGCATAATAGATGGATGCAAACTTTCAAAAGCAAAAATATTTGTCTATGAGCACAATAATACAGAAAATCTTAAAACTCTCCTTGAAAGAGAAAGAAAGAGATTTAAATCAGCGTGTATAGTAACAGACTCAGTATTTAGCATGGACGGAGATATTGCTCCTCTTGATGAACTTTTTGAACTTTCTTTAAAATACGACACCTATTTTGTTGTTGATGACGCCCACGCTACCGGTGTAATAGGTTATTCATCTTTTGAGATATTTAACATCACACCAGCTGAAAATACTGTAATTATGGGAACACTTGGAAAAGCTTTAGGCACATTTGGAGCATTTGTAGCTTCAACTGAAACACTAAGAAAATTTTTCATAAATAAAGCACGTAGTTTTATATTCACAACTGCACTACCGCCTCACATAGCCTGTGCTACTCTTTATAATCTGAAACTGATTCCAGAAAGGATGGAGAAGCTGAAAAAAAATATAGAGCTTTTCCAGAAGCTCACAGGATTCAAAAGTAAAACTGCAATCTTCCCGGTGGTGGTTGGAGACTCTCAAAAAGCTCTTGATATTTCAGAAAAACTTTTCAAAAGCGGATTTATAATACCTGCAATAAGACCTCCCACCGTTCCTGAGAAAACTTCACGTCTTAGAATAACTCTATCTGCAGGGCATACAGAAGAGGATATAATAAATCTCACAGATACACTGAACAAATTAATCTGA
- a CDS encoding GGDEF domain-containing protein has translation MRRGFSLSVKLLPAIIFSIIAVSYFIFVKSEFNFEREEEKIFRKEAQSYIAGVTNNTKTWLLSQALMISHDKTVQEAYIENTPFRIKEEFEFFWKTLHNKFKIEEMHFFKYPYINFFSFSSISTKPLVLSHREDIEFIQSAFTPDAYFFICKRYPGLRASYPISYNGKLLGAVSFGISIETFRNYLAKPENREKVFYLLSRNILEKNLDKDSFSFWISRATHKDKNFYYFHIKESFSKNQLNKGFLRDKNKFVYFYPMKDFKGKVLGYIGISKDYSYLFNFIYRIGIIFVGASVLVIILVFLVCVGEVRYLENQKNTVLNLLDMMKRRDFSSVEKFCSSYRATGDIFDDIVSKIDFINKEMKTYLQMVYSKLKTASQKALTDALTEAFNRHALENVEKSFKDRHYSALMIDIDHFKAINDKYGHEAGDRVLKELVRKLRDKIRDNDKIFRYGGEEFVVLLPETSKENAKKLAERIRKHIEETEVEIGEGKKIKVTVSIGVAERKEGETIEDAIKRADEAMYRAKKAGRNRVSD, from the coding sequence TTGAGAAGAGGATTTTCCCTTTCAGTAAAACTCCTTCCGGCCATTATCTTTTCTATAATTGCCGTGTCATATTTTATATTTGTTAAATCTGAATTCAATTTTGAGAGGGAAGAGGAGAAAATTTTCAGGAAAGAGGCACAGTCTTACATAGCTGGAGTAACGAATAACACAAAGACATGGCTTTTATCTCAGGCTTTAATGATCTCTCATGATAAAACAGTTCAAGAAGCCTACATTGAAAATACCCCCTTTAGAATAAAAGAAGAGTTTGAATTTTTCTGGAAAACACTTCATAATAAATTTAAAATTGAAGAGATGCATTTTTTTAAATATCCGTATATTAATTTTTTCTCTTTTTCTTCTATATCCACAAAACCACTTGTTCTTTCGCATAGAGAAGATATTGAATTTATTCAATCTGCATTTACTCCAGACGCTTATTTTTTCATATGTAAAAGATATCCAGGATTAAGAGCTTCATATCCAATATCTTACAATGGAAAACTTTTAGGTGCAGTTTCTTTTGGAATTTCCATTGAAACATTTAGAAATTATCTGGCAAAGCCTGAAAATAGAGAGAAAGTTTTTTACCTTCTTAGCAGAAATATATTAGAAAAAAATCTTGATAAAGATAGTTTTTCTTTTTGGATTTCACGAGCAACACATAAAGATAAAAACTTTTATTATTTTCATATAAAGGAAAGTTTTTCTAAAAATCAGCTAAATAAAGGTTTTTTAAGAGATAAAAATAAATTTGTCTATTTTTATCCTATGAAGGATTTCAAAGGGAAAGTGTTGGGCTACATAGGTATTTCTAAGGATTACTCTTATTTATTTAATTTCATTTATAGAATTGGGATTATTTTTGTAGGAGCCTCCGTTCTTGTCATCATTTTAGTTTTTCTCGTGTGTGTTGGAGAAGTAAGGTATCTTGAAAATCAAAAAAATACGGTTTTAAACTTGCTTGATATGATGAAAAGGCGGGATTTTTCTTCAGTAGAAAAATTTTGTAGCTCTTATCGAGCTACAGGAGATATTTTTGACGATATTGTTTCAAAAATAGATTTTATAAACAAAGAAATGAAAACATATCTTCAAATGGTTTATAGTAAGCTTAAAACGGCATCTCAAAAAGCACTTACCGATGCACTTACAGAAGCATTTAACAGACACGCACTTGAAAATGTAGAAAAATCGTTTAAAGATAGACACTATTCTGCACTTATGATAGACATTGATCATTTTAAGGCTATTAATGACAAGTACGGTCATGAAGCAGGGGATAGAGTTTTGAAAGAACTTGTAAGGAAATTAAGAGATAAAATAAGGGACAACGACAAGATTTTTAGATATGGCGGGGAGGAATTTGTTGTTTTGTTGCCAGAAACCTCTAAAGAAAATGCAAAGAAACTTGCAGAGAGAATTAGAAAACATATTGAAGAAACAGAAGTTGAAATAGGTGAAGGGAAGAAGATAAAAGTAACTGTAAGTATTGGTGTTGCTGAAAGAAAGGAGGGAGAAACTATTGAAGATGCAATAAAACGAGCTGATGAAGCGATGTATCGGGCTAAAAAGGCCGGAAGAAACAGGGTTTCAGATTAA
- a CDS encoding penicillin-binding transpeptidase domain-containing protein: MGKNSRYGFFAVLIILLIVLSPFIIDSSANIDVKLNSNFKDSGKDKVEVETENETSYRFFLSKLQGDFLYQFKLFKKAEEEDGRYVYRDLNGTEIVFTVKPELQNSIKREFKRYKLKYGAFVAIEPSTGKVLAAVSSIDYPDLTVKNGFVAASTFKIVTAAAALEKGISPSKKIVTRGHDDSCSPEVWFNSRYIIYRNMFHSFAYSSNPYFGVLGRLIGEDTLFKYAHAFGFNREDYNFPWGIIRKPLDDYDLALIAAGLGEVRVSPFHEALISATIENGGIMVMPSLIEEVKYKGKIIYKNDKPVIIGRVIKEKTAKIIKEMMINTVKFGTASGKKFFRRLRRYSFLTVGGKTGTLSQLNYPEGRCEWFTGFVENGDRKIAISSVAVNEARYYITGYDLSALAVLTMIREKYLFAQR; encoded by the coding sequence ATGGGTAAAAATAGCAGGTACGGATTTTTTGCAGTTTTAATAATTTTACTAATAGTTTTGTCTCCCTTTATTATAGATTCTTCAGCAAATATTGATGTTAAGTTGAATTCAAATTTTAAAGATAGTGGGAAAGATAAAGTTGAAGTTGAAACTGAAAATGAAACGTCATACAGGTTTTTCCTATCAAAACTACAAGGGGATTTTCTATATCAGTTTAAACTTTTTAAAAAGGCTGAAGAAGAAGATGGTAGATACGTTTACAGAGATTTAAACGGAACTGAAATCGTTTTCACTGTAAAACCTGAACTTCAAAACAGTATAAAAAGAGAATTTAAAAGATATAAATTGAAGTATGGAGCTTTTGTAGCCATTGAACCATCAACAGGAAAAGTCCTTGCGGCAGTTAGCAGTATTGACTATCCAGATTTAACTGTAAAAAATGGATTTGTTGCAGCGTCAACCTTTAAAATAGTTACTGCGGCAGCAGCTCTTGAAAAAGGGATAAGTCCTTCAAAGAAAATTGTAACACGGGGGCATGATGATTCATGTTCTCCAGAAGTGTGGTTTAACAGCAGGTATATAATTTATAGAAATATGTTTCATTCATTTGCATACTCTTCAAATCCGTATTTTGGCGTTCTTGGAAGGCTGATTGGAGAAGATACACTTTTTAAATATGCTCACGCTTTTGGTTTTAACAGAGAAGATTACAATTTCCCGTGGGGAATTATAAGGAAACCGCTTGATGATTATGATCTTGCTTTAATAGCTGCTGGACTTGGAGAAGTGAGAGTTAGTCCTTTTCACGAAGCTTTGATATCCGCTACAATAGAAAACGGCGGTATTATGGTTATGCCTTCTCTTATAGAAGAGGTTAAATATAAAGGAAAAATTATTTATAAAAACGATAAGCCGGTTATCATAGGAAGAGTTATTAAAGAAAAAACAGCAAAGATTATCAAAGAGATGATGATAAACACCGTGAAATTTGGTACGGCTTCGGGAAAGAAATTTTTTAGAAGATTGCGCAGGTATTCCTTTTTAACAGTTGGAGGGAAAACAGGAACCCTTTCTCAGCTTAATTATCCTGAAGGAAGGTGTGAGTGGTTTACAGGGTTTGTAGAAAATGGGGATAGAAAAATTGCCATCTCATCTGTTGCTGTAAATGAGGCAAGGTATTACATTACAGGTTATGATCTTTCTGCTCTAGCTGTTTTAACCATGATAAGAGAAAAATATCTATTCGCTCAAAGATAA
- a CDS encoding DNA double-strand break repair nuclease NurA, whose product MSIKAKLIEKAVSKSTSHLTYRKDDIFYLEEAVKNLWNNYLPKNKVVSIGAVDGSLNKKDFLGFILYAVGAVSVFFDKNGKESNDWENYNVDVGTLKPQEYSETRLRIYMGILEIKELIKIGKERKPEILLLDGSLVGDIIRPVVFSSYLEKDLRKKVEDELFPELIEIFSENEINSKQLENKIIEKFPKEFFPLIAGYLEYLEYLLSLEKLMKNYFEKLVAISKRSSSRIYKFDSIMPDIFIFQHFNLPPGYSEPVEKQITPEVKYSFPKIFEESFRDYRIKIFYVKFENFVYKIETAIDPECVMDYLTHTIVNGYPYPLKSAHDKVKIGKSDMDILSNILFINKPTGREGVDTY is encoded by the coding sequence GTGTCTATAAAAGCGAAACTCATTGAAAAAGCGGTTAGTAAAAGCACTTCTCATTTAACTTACAGAAAAGACGATATTTTTTACCTTGAAGAAGCTGTAAAAAACCTATGGAACAACTATTTACCAAAAAACAAAGTGGTTTCTATAGGAGCAGTTGATGGAAGTTTGAACAAAAAGGATTTTCTTGGATTTATCCTTTATGCCGTTGGAGCTGTTTCTGTTTTTTTTGACAAAAATGGAAAGGAAAGTAATGACTGGGAAAATTACAATGTTGATGTAGGTACTCTTAAACCTCAAGAGTATTCAGAAACAAGACTTAGAATCTATATGGGGATTCTTGAAATAAAGGAGCTTATCAAGATAGGAAAAGAGAGAAAACCTGAAATACTTCTTCTTGATGGTTCACTGGTGGGAGATATTATAAGACCTGTTGTTTTTTCCAGCTATCTTGAGAAAGATTTAAGAAAAAAAGTGGAAGATGAATTGTTCCCAGAACTTATAGAAATTTTTTCAGAAAATGAAATAAATTCCAAACAGCTTGAAAACAAAATTATTGAGAAATTCCCAAAAGAATTTTTTCCATTAATAGCCGGCTACCTTGAGTATCTTGAGTATCTACTCTCCCTTGAAAAACTGATGAAGAATTATTTTGAAAAACTGGTTGCGATATCAAAACGCTCCTCTTCCAGAATATATAAGTTTGATTCAATAATGCCCGATATTTTTATATTTCAGCATTTTAACCTTCCTCCAGGATACAGCGAGCCTGTTGAAAAACAAATAACGCCAGAAGTTAAGTACAGTTTTCCAAAAATTTTTGAAGAGAGTTTTAGAGATTACAGAATAAAAATCTTTTATGTAAAATTTGAAAACTTTGTCTATAAAATAGAAACTGCTATAGACCCTGAATGTGTTATGGATTATCTAACTCATACAATAGTTAATGGTTATCCATACCCGTTAAAATCAGCTCACGACAAAGTTAAAATAGGGAAAAGTGATATGGATATTCTGTCCAATATATTGTTCATCAATAAACCAACAGGAAGAGAAGGAGTTGACACCTATTAA